A genomic window from Lotus japonicus ecotype B-129 chromosome 1, LjGifu_v1.2 includes:
- the LOC130734638 gene encoding F-box/kelch-repeat protein At3g23880-like produces the protein MAPGGDTNGGGTLTPPPSLPPSSNPPGDSLPTLPFELVEKILCRLPVKPLLRFQCVSKSWNSLISDSKFARKHLREFNRRTIILETRNHLNSYSLQPAFAFTAANPTATTPIPYPPNHYFYHSVVVGSCDGIICLCDFNTRTFLAWNPCTKTFAKSPPWEKLNAGDYTVKTSLGFGYDRRTGIYKAVRIFTHGLKAQVMVHTFGTNSWRTMEENFLPHDNSGKFSKGTINWIGVAHWNSVRFIISLDLGKESFQELRLPAGIDQTNLTLGVLRDSLCVVSHLRLLFWDIWMMKEHGNSESWTKLFSIPDYTGEIGYFPLNQPRYVSEDEEGLPPPSLSDLIVYVLVASIHNVSKIFHFQCWPALKFPKIFHEPVVHTESLTSPCPLAGRFDDFVGISINQ, from the coding sequence ATGGCGCCAGGTGGTGACACCAACGGCGGTGGAACCCTAACACCGCCACCTTCACTCCCTCCCTCTTCCAACCCTCCCGGCGACTCGCTTCCAACCCTTCCATTCGAGCTCGTGGAAAAAATCCTCTGCAGGCTTCCCGTGAAGCCTCTTCTGCGATTCCAGTGCGTCTCCAAATCCTGGAATTCCCTGATTTCCGATTCCAAATTCGCCAGAAAGCACCTCCGCGAGTTCAACCGCCGCACCATCATCTTAGAAACCAGGAACCATCTCAACTCTTACTCCCTTCAACCTGCTTTTGCATTTACCGCGGCGAACCCCACCGCCACCACGCCGATACCGTACCCTCCCAACCATTATTTCTACCATTCTGTCGTCGTTGGCTCTTGCGATGGCATCATTTGTTTGTGCGACTTCAATACTCGTACCTTTCTTGCATGGAATCCTTGCACTAAGACATTTGCGAAATCTCCGCCATGGGAGAAGTTAAACGCAGGAGATTACACAGTAAAGACATCATTAGGGTTTGGTTACGATCGTCGCACCGGAATCTATAAGGCAGTTAGAATCTTCACCCATGGTCTTAAAGCTCAAGTTATGGTTCATACGTTTGGTACCAATTCTTGGAGAACAATGGAGGAGAATTTTCTCCCGCATGATAATAGTGGAAAATTTTCAAAGGGAACAATTAACTGGATTGGGGTTGCCCATTGGAATTCTGTGCGGTTTATCATTTCTCTAGATTTAGGGAAGGAGTCCTTTCAGGAACTTCGGCTGCCGGCTGGAATAGACCAAACAAACCTTACATTGGGCGTGTTGCGCGATAGCTTGTGTGTCGTTTCTCATTTGCGATTGTTGTTTTGGGATATTTGGATGATGAAGGAGCATGGAAATAGCGAGTCTTGGACTAAATTATTCAGTATTCCTGATTACACTGGGGAGATTGGCTATTTTCCCCTTAACCAGCCGCGCTATGTTTCTGAGGATGAGGAAGGATTACCGCCGCCTTCCTTGTCTGATTTAATTGTTTATGTCCTGGTAGCTTCTATTCACAATGTTTCTaagatttttcattttcaatgctGGCCAGCTTTGAAGTTCCCAAAGATCTTCCATGAGCCAGTGGTCCACACAGAGAGTTTGACATCACCTTGTCCTCTAGCAGGTagatttgatgattttgttggGATCTCTATTAATCAATAG